CACAAACACCTAAAAAGAAAAGTAAAAAAAGCCTTTGGCTTGGGAGGATAAGAAAAATAACAAAAAACTATCTAGTGAACGAGTGAGCAACGAAAATGTGATAGGATTGCTTAAACGATTTAAAATTATAGCTGATCGTTATAGAAATAGACGTAAAAGGTTTGGGTTTCGTTTTAATTTAATCGTAGGAATTTATAACTTAGGGCTATGTTAATGAGTTTTAAAAGAACTCTAATGAACTTATCCCGGAGCTTTTTAATCAGCAAGATAGGAAACTACTTAAGATGTATGACACTTAATATAAAGGAGTTTATACAATCTAAAATCGATGCGGAAGAAATTCAAAGAAAGAGAGCTAAGACTACCAAGAACAAAGCCAAACATGATTATCCAAGAATTCAAGGCTACTTAAGCATAACAACAATGTCTTGTCAGCTTTTTCCCTTATCGGTAATTTGAAACAAAACAACAACTCATGTACTTCTAATGCGAAGCGGAAAAGAAAGTAGAGCTGCTTACTGGCATGTCCTTTACAAGCAATTTCATAAAAATTTTCTCGGAAAATTAGGGCTATACTGTGTTCTAATTTTTTGTTTTTTTGGAATCTATGCCCCTTTTTTTGCTTCTAGTAAACCATTTGTCGTTGAATTCGATGGAAAATGGTATTTTCCCTTTTTTAGATACTTATTTTTCCCCGGTTTTTACACTAAAAAATTGGATATTTTCTTCAATCTACTTATGTTTTCTCTTCCTGCTTTTTTCGTGACTATAGGGTTGTTTAAAAGGCACGAGAAGGCTCTAAAAGTCTTTTTGACTTGGATAATAGGTGCACAGATCGGCTTGTTTTTTTATTTTTCCTTCTTTCATGTTGCCGATCCTGCGAGTGATCCTCAATTAGCTAAAAAAAGGCATGAAGCTGTTCAGGAAAGAATGGTTGCAAAGAGAAGCGATGAATTTCATTTTTTCCCTCAAAGGGAAGATTGGTATTTCGACTTAAGATTCATGAATGATTATGCCAAGCTTAATGCAGTCATGCGCTACGTGCAGCGCAAGCATCATCATCAGGTGATCGAAAAGTATGCAGCGAAGTATCTCTCCAAATATGGGGCGCTACCGACGCTTTGGCAGATGGATGAGGAACGCTCTATTTCCCAAATCGTTGCTTTAGAAAAAAGCTTAGAGGCGCAAGAAGCAAAGGCTCTAAACGCATTTCAAACGCTTAGCTTGTATTTAGAAGCTTGCCAATCTCTAAATGCGCTTCAGGGAAATAGGCACTGCTACGATCTTTCCAACGCACCTATAGTAGAGCGGAAAGAATTAATTGAAGCGCAAAAACAGGTGTGGGCTTTTTATGAAACAAAAGACAAGCTCAATTTCTACAAGCAAAGAAAGAAATGGCTAGAAGATTCCGCTAAAAAAATTGGCTTTCTTTGGATGCCGATCGTTCCTTTTCATTGGGAAGATGATGCTGGGGGGGATCAGCGGTTAAACCAAGTTCTTCCTTGGTGGGAATTAACGCGGAGTAACCGTAAAGAGCTGATAGCTGCATTGATTTTTGGCATACGCATTTCTTTGGTTGTTGGTTTTTTAGCCGTCGCGCTGGCTTTTGCGATTGGAGTTCCTATTGGAGCCTTTGCTGGATTTTATGGAGGGACTTTTGATATTGTTGTGAGCCGGTTGCTAGAGGTCTGGGAATCGATGCCTACATTTTTTATGCTCCTTCTTGTCATTGCCATATCGCAGAGTAAATCCATTTTTATCGTTATTTCAGTGATCGGTCTCTTCGCTTGGCCTGTTTTTAGCCGCTATACAAGAAGTGAAGTTTTTAAGCAGCGCAATTTAGCTTATGTTGAAGCTTCGACAGCACTTGGTTTTAGCGATTCATTTATCATCTTTAAAGAGATTTTACCTAATGCAATTCCTCCCTTGCTGACCCTATTGCCTTTTGCTATCATGGGCGCAATAACAAGTGAAGCTGGGCTTTCTTTTTTGGGACTAGGCGAGGATGGATCCTGTTCATGGGGAATTTTAATGGATGAAGGACGAAAAGGTTTTCCTTCTGAAGCCTACCTGCTATGGCCACCTGCAATTTTGCTTACAATTTTGCTGGTTTCTATAGCCCTTGTCGGAGATGCCTTGCGCGATGCCCTAGATCCAAAATTGAAAAGATAAAGGTAATGCAATGAAACAGGTATTATTCTCTTTAGTTCTTGCGCTATGTGCCCTTGGCAACCCTTTGCAAGCAGAAGACACAAATGGTGTGGTGTTCTCACTTAAAAGCGATGATAAGATGTGGAAGATGGGGTCAGAGTTCCATACTGATAGCCAGCAAATCACCCAATATATCCCAGAGACACAAACAATTAATAATTGGAAAGAGCTTTTTACCATTCAGACGATGGAAAATGCGCGTTTAGATCCGATGAATGTCTTTCAGTTGTTGCTTAAAGAATTGAGCAATATTGGAAGTGGAGAAGATATCGTTGGCCATCGCATTCTTAGTAACGATGACAAAGGCCTTTTAGCTGAATGGTGGATCGACCACCAGTCCCCAAATGACCAGCATGAATGGATCCGTATTTTTAATGCTGGAAGTTCAACGGCAATTTTGCGCTACACAACGCGTAATACGGACAAATTAGATAAAGCGGCTAAAATTTGGATTCCAATTTTAACGCAAGCTTACTATAAGCCGTTGATGCGCTTCGAGAATTTTTATCGAGATGTTTACTATTAAGGCAAACGCTCGACTCTCTTTTTTACCCACACTTGAATCACTGCTGGTCGCTTTTATAAAAAGTAAGGGTTTTTCTTTAAAAAGGTTATTTTTCTAATGGCGTATTCCTAATCACATGTGGCCTAATAAGTTAAGGAGTTTTTTGTGTAGAGCATTGGCCTCGCTTCGTTTTCCCAATTGAAGTTTAACTAAAGCTGCCCACTGGATGTGTTGGAGATTATTCGGGTTGTTATAAGCATCCTCTTCCAGGGAAAAGGCCTGATCATAAAGTTTTTCCGCCTCTTCATGCTTATTAAGTTGGATCTTTGTCATTGCTGCCAGAGCAAATGGATTATAAACTCTACACACCTCGTTAGCTACTTGGTTTGGCAATAAGTAGGTGTCAAAAAGATGTTCTGCTTCTCCCCACTTCTTTAACCTTGCTTTGTTTATCGCTGCAAACAGGAAATGTTTACCATATTTAGGTTGATCGTGGAGTGTTTCGTTAGATAACAAGTGGGTGCTATATATCTTTTCTAACTCATCATCCATATTCAAAAAATAATAGCATGTAGCAGCCTTTAAGTGCTCTTCTAGACCAGCACAATCTTGATCCTCGATTAGATCTATGTATGCTTTTATGCCAAGTTGATAATTTTTCTCTTTTTCTGCTAGATGGAGCAATCTCAAGAAATCCACAGAATCCATTGATTCCCTAAACATACCGAACATTTTAGTATACGCAAGTAAAGCTTTTTGATCATCGACATTAAAAAAAATCTCAGCGGAGGCGTTTAAAGCAAAATAAGTTACGTTGTCTCCATATGCAGCAAGTGCTTGTTGAGCAAATAAAGCTGCGCTCGCCTTGCCCCTTAGCTCTGCTTGGTTTATGGCTATGCCCAATAAAACCGGCGGGAATACTTTACCCGCCTCATGAAGAGATCTGACTAATGAAAGATCATCCTCGGTCAACTCTTCAAGAGCTCCGTAATCTTTTTTTTCGGCAGCTCTGATGGCCAAATCAATAACCCTTTGTTCGATATGTTCAGCCTCTTGCGGCATGAGACGCAAGGCTAATCGACTTGCACATGTGGCTCCAAATTCAATCGCCTTTTCAAAATAAAATTGGATTAGATCAGAGTTGCTTGTCGTTTGAGAATAGATCCAACCCTGCAAAAGGGTTTCTCCTGGAAAGCCTTCTTTAGCACCTTCAAAAATTTTTTTATGCACGATAGGAGAAAGAGGAAAGGATTGACTTAATTCCCTTATACTTAAATCTTTATTTATAAACGAGGCGAACCCAGGAAATTTTTGTCTGGGTAGGGAATAGCGAGAAAAAATCTCCGTTGAGAACTCAGGATTAAGCAGTCTTCCAGAAATTTCTAAAATGTATTTGATAAAAGTTTTTTCTAAAATATAATTTTTCCTTGGTGAGTTTTTAGCCATTTTTAAATCAAAGCTAAATTCATTTTTTCTTCTCAGCAATTTCCAGGCATGCTCTGTAAGCTTTCGATTACCTTTGCTTGTCGCTTCAAAACTGAGGAGGCTTTTAGCATTTAAGAAGGTAATAATGTGCTCGACAAGTTCAGTAGGTAATTTTTCAAAAAAGGATCTGGATTCTTTAGCTTTGACACCTTCAACATGGAGATTGGCACCGGGAAGTGCTCCCAGGCAACTATTTTTTCTCTCCCTTTTGGCAAAGGGGAGCGGTTGAGCGGAAATTTGGGGAGAAGGAAATACTTCATCAAAAGGCCGTTTCCCGAGCATCTTATCAAATGACATAGTTTCTTCTCTTAAGTTTTATTTTGATAAAATGCTAATCCAATTAATTAAATATCTTATAAAGAATTCATTTTTTAAATGAAAAATTAACGTAATTTAAGGGAAAAAAATAATTAATTAGTGGGAACTTTTATCCAAAAAAAGGCGCTAGTAATGTAAAGACAATGATAGACATTAAGGCACCTGCTGGAACGGTGATTGCCCAGGATGCGACGATATCGCGCATCATGCCGAGGTTTAGTGCTCCAATCCCGCGGGCTAGGCCGACGCCAATTACTGCTCCGATAAGAGTGTGTGTGGTGGAAACGGGGAGGCCAAAGCGCGAAGCGATCAGTACGGTGAACGCAGCGCCAAATTCTGCTGCAAATCCTCTAGTCGGAGTGAGTTCAGTGATTTTTTTCCCCACTGTCTCAATAACGCGCCAGCCCCAAGTTGCAAGCCCAAAGACAATGCCAAATCCTCCTAAAGCAAGGACCCAAGAGGGAATATCGGCGTGCACTGCTGTAACCCCGGTTTGTAAGATGGCAATGGAGGCAGAAACTGGTCCAATAGCATTGGCTACATCGTTAGCGCCATGGGAAAAAGCCATCAAACAAGCACTAATGATTTGCAGCCAGCCAAACATCTTTTCAATTGTTGTAAATTCTTCACTCGTTCTTTCGTACTCTTCTGGCTGGACAAGAATTCCGGAGGTGCTTTTAAGATCGTCTAAAATAGCATTGATTTGAAAAGTCATCTCCCCTTGTGACAAAGTCCGTGCATAGGAAAGAGCTTTTTTAGCTTTCTCTAATTGAAAAGATAGCTCTGGCGAAAAATTGGAGGAGCGCGCTGGTTGAAGTGCCAATGCCTGTTTTTTTACAAGGAAAGTGGCAACAATAAAGGCGAAAAATCCCACAGCGCAGCTGATTAGCAAAGCAAAAACGAAGGTATCATCTAAAGAAGCTTCATCGAAGCTATGAAAAAATAGAACCAAGCTTAGCATGGTTATCACTAAAAAAGTGATTTTAGGAATAGCTCTTTTGGCAGCTTCCAGAGGGTGAGTCCGATAAAAAATCTTTTTTCTCAAGTAGGTGAAGAGAAAAAAAGAGATGAAGCCACCAAGAAAAGGGGAAAGAAGCCAGCTGAAGATAATTGAGTAGACCTTATCCCAATAGATGGCGTGAACCCCATCGATAAGTAGGCCAAAACCTACCAGTGCTCCAATAATGGTATGTGTTGCCGAAATGGGCCAACCAAAATAGGAAGCGATTTGCAGCCATAGGCCCGTTCCGATCAGAGAGGCGAGCATTCCGAGCACAAGGGTTCGGGGATTGTCCACAAAATAATCAGGATTGATAATTCCACTTTGGATAGTTTCCGAGACATGAGAGCCAAAGAAAAATGCTCCGCAAAATTCTAACACGGCAGCGATAAAGATTGCTTGTCTTAGTCCAAGAGCACCAGATCCAACGGATGTCCCCATGGCATTGGCGACGTCATTAGCTCCAATGTTCCACGCCATGTAGAAGCCAGAAAGAAGAATAATTAGGATGAGAAAAGAGTTTGCCGTCATTACCTTACTTTAATTCTAGGGTCATACGAATACGATTGGCCAATTTTTCCGACAAAAGGGAAAGAGACTCAATCGATTCGAAAATGCGTTGCCATAAAATAAATGTGCCTTGGCTAAAAGTTTCTTCATGTGCATAGACATTTTTTAATAAGCTGCGAAAGATCTTACCTGCTTCGTGATTTTTAGCTGCAACATTTTCAACCATTAGCTTCACTTTTTCTGCTTCTAACCCGCCGAACGAAGATTCAAGAAGATCATGCAGTTCTTGAATGATCCCTTTTGCTCCATCAAATGCTTCGATCGTTTTTTTTATAAAATCATCAAAAGAGGATTGGCATTCAATAGGGAGAAATAGGGGTTTAATCGTAGCAAATAGAGCAAGTGTGTCACTTTTGTGAGCGATTTTATTTTGTATCGCTAGGATTTCAAGCAAACTAGGACGATCAAGAGCGAGAAAAAAACTTTTGGGAAGGTGGTTGCGAATGTCATTTTTTGTCAGATCTGCCTGGTTCTTAAATTCTTCAATTTTCGCTGCAAGTTCATTGGCCTTTAAGCTGTTGCGTTCCTGTAATGCTTCGAAAAGCAGGGGAAGAAGATGCACACACTGAGAAACCTTTTCCATGTGGGATTGCAGTGGAGCAAAAGGGGAACGGCCAAAAAGTTTCAGAATGGTCAGCATGACTTCTCTCCATGTCGGCTAAAACCTTAAGTTGTAACTCTCAACCTAAGAGTGATTTTTTAAGTCTAGCATGATAAGAATTCTCATTAAATAAAAGACAAACTTCGACTATGATGAAAGATCAGAGCAGCAAAGAGAGGAAAACGGGTATGACAAAACTAATTTTGATGCGACATGGCGAATCAATGTGGAATAAGCTCAACTATTTCACTGGCTGGGTCGATGTCCCTCTTTCCAGTCAAGGGGTGGAAGAGGCTTTAGCAGGGGGGAAAAAAATCCGCGAAATTCCTATCGATGTGATTTTTACTTCAACATTAATTCGGGCTCAAGAGACAGCAGTACTGGCGATGACGTATCATCAATCTGGTAAAGTTCCAGTAATTATTCATCAAGATGAAGGAAAATTGGCACAATGGTCTATGATTCATGGTGCAGAAGCCCAGGCCATGATGATTCCTGTTTACCGTTCTTGGCATTTGAATGAGAGAATGTATGGTGAACTGCAAGGATTGAATAAAAGAGAAACTGCAGAACGTTTTGGACAGGAACAAGTGCACATATGGCGAAGAAGCTATGATGTTTCTCCTCCAGAAGGAGAAAGCTTAGAGAAAACAGCAGAGCGCACAATTCCCTACTTTAAGGAAACGATCCTTCCTTTTATTCAGCAAGGCAAAAATGTTTTCATTGCCGCTCATGGAAATTCTTTGCGATCCATTGTCATGGAGCTCGAGGGGTTAACAAAAGAAGAAATTGTCCGGTTAGAGTTGACGTTAGGTGAACCCATCCTCTATGATTATGTGGAAGGTAAATTTATAAAGACTCTACTGTGAATCATCCTATTTATTTAGACAATAGCACGACGACCCGCCCTTCAGGGGAAGCCGTTAGCAAAATGCTCACCTACTATTCCGATAAATGGGGAGCTCCTTCATCTCCTCATAAAATGGGTCAAGAGCTTTTTCCGGCCATTGAAGAGAGCCTGAGAAGCCTCTATAAACTTTTAGGGGCAGAGGATAAGAATTACATCGTCATCACCTCGTCAGGTGCTGAAGCTGTTAATCATGCAATTTTATCGACCTATCAGGATGTGACACTGGCCACAGGAAAAAATCATTTTGTGACTTCCAATATCGATGAAGCTCCGGCACTTTTGTCGCTGAATAGGCTAGATCAATTTGGTTGTTCCACTTCAGTTGTGAAGGCAAACTTTCAAGGAATGGTCACAGCACAGGCCATTTCAGAGGCCATTTCTCCAAGAACCGCACTGGTCGCTCTTTCTTATGCAAATGGATTGACAGGTGTGATTAACCCGCTCATTGAAATCGCTGCTTTATGTAAATTAAGAGGCATTCGCCTTCTCATTGATATGACTCACGTGTTAGGTAAACTTGTCGTCGATTTAAAAGAGATCGACCCTGATTTTATTGCTTTTAACGGAGATCATTTACATGCCCCTAAAGGCACCGGAGGCCTTTACATGCGTGAGGATGTAAAATGCAGCTCCTTCATTTTAGGCGGAATCGAGCAGGCTGGGTTAAGGGCTGGAACGCTCAATGTCCCGGCTTTTATCGGATTGGGAGAGGCAGCCAAAGAAGCCTTTTCTGCTAGAGACTACATCTGTACTGAGATTGCTAGGTTGAAATTTTATTTTGAAAGCGAAGTGCTCAGGCGTATCCCTGAAGCCATCATATTTTTTGAAAATGAAGAGCGCTTACCCCACATCACTGCTATCGCTTTTCCAGGGGTTTCAAGTGAAGCTTTTCTTTTTCTCCTGAATAGGAAAGGTTTGTATGCTAGTATGGGTGGTGGTAGCCAACAACAAATTGGCTATTTGCTCAATGCTTGTGGGATTGAACACTCTTTGGCTAATTGCGGTTTAAGCTTTAGCTTTTCTCGAGAAACGACAGAGGAAGAAGTGGAGCGTGCCTTGATCATTTTAGAACAAAGCTATGCTAAGTTACGCAAACTTTCTGAAAAAATTGTACCAAAAAGAAGTTAATGGGTTTTTCCAATCTTTCGCATCCTTTCCCTTGGAGCCTTTACAGCAAAAAGCTCACCGCAAAAATTGAGAATCCCCGTGCCGTTGGCCTTTTTAAAAAGGAAGATGCGGAAGAACGTGGAATGCGCCTTGCTGAAGGGATTGAAGGTTCTTTTGAAAATGGCAATGTAGTCCATTTTTATTGGCTTGTAGACAAAGAAGATGGCATCATTGTCGATGCAAAATTTCAAGTTTTTGGCCAGTCTGCATTGATTGGGGCTGCAGAAGCTGCTGTAGGCCTCCTTGTGGGGAAAAACTATGACCAAGCTTTACGCATTACAGCAGACCTTATTGATAAAGAGGTGCGAGATAAAGAGAGTGAAGCGGCTTTTCCTAAAGAGACCTACCTTCATTTGAATCTTGTGCTAGGCGCTATCGAAAACGCCAGTGAAAAATGCACCGATTTACCTCTTGCCGACACCTATGTCGTTTCTCCTGTTCCAAGGGATATTGGTGAAATAGTCGAAGGGGGTTATCCTGGGTGGTTAGAGCTTCCTCTAAAGAAAAAGCTTGCTGTTATCGAGGAAGTTTTGGATCGCGACATAAGACCCTACATCGCTTTAGATGCTGGTGGCGTCGAAATCCTTAATTTGCTCAACGATCGTGAAGTGATTATTACTTACCAGGGGTCTTGCACTTCTTGCTATTCTTCAATTGGGACAACTCTTTCTTACATTCAGCAAGTTCTGAAAGCGAAAGTTTTTCCTGAAATTATCGTCATCCCGGATGTTGATCCTTCAACATTTCACACACATTAAGGCCTATTCATTGCCTTGAATAGTTGTAGCGGAGCTTCCAATAAAACGAACACTCTAGATAGTGTATGATTGTTAAGCGTTACAGCTTGTGAATGTTAAACACTCAAGGAATAGTCTGAACCAAAATTAAGATAATTTAAACCACGGATACGCTGCAGTCTATTAGCAATCCCAATTTTAAAAATAAGCTATTTTTCTTAAGTCTTTAAAAGAAAATGGTTCACTAGCATAAAGTGATGGCACATTTTTGTTTTGCTATAATAAAGGTTTGATTTTCTATTGCTTTTTTCGAGAAAAAGTTTCATTTATTATTAGTATGGAAAAGCAATCTTTCAAACAACTTGTTGCCGATTTTTTTTATCGAGCTGGCATAGCGATTGATGGACCCGCTCCTTGGGATATTCGCGTACATGATGAGCGTTTCTATACGAAGCTGATTGCAGAACAGTCTTTGGGTCTTGGGGAAGCTTATGTAGATGGCTGGATTGATTGTGAGGCTATCGACGTTATGATCTTTAAAATTTTGCGTTCGCATAGTTTAGAGAAAGAAAGGTTAACTTTTAAATCATTTTTTCAGCTTATTAAAGCGCGGATCATGAACCCTCAAACGTATTTGCGCAGTTTCGAGGTAGGAAAAAAACATTACGACTTAGATAACGATCTCTTTGCAGCCATGTTGGATCAAAGAATGATTTATTCTTGCGCTTATTGGAAAGAAGCAAAAAATCTCGATGAAGCGCAAGAGGCAAAATTGGATTTAGTTTGTAAAAAGCTCCTTCTGAAACCTGGGATGACCGTTTTGGATATCGGTTGTGGATGGGGCGGTTTTGCCGAGTTTGCCGCTAAAAAATATGGCGTTTCTGTTCTTGGCATTACGGTTTCGAATAGACAGTGTGAATTTGCTAGGGAGCGAACACAAGGGTTGCCGGTTGAAATTAGGTATGAGGATTACCGTAAAACTCGGGGTTCTTTTGACCGCATCGTTTCTATTGGTCAGTTTGAGCATGTAGGTTATAAAAATTACGCAAAGTACATGACACATGTGAGATCATTGCTAAAAGACGATGGTCTTTTCTTGTTACATACAATTGGCAACAATCTTTCTAGATCTTATGGTGAGCCATGGATGGTAAAATATATTTTTCCTAATAGCATGACTCCATCGATAGTACAAATTTGTCAAAGTTTTGAAGGCAAGTGGGTCATGGAAGATTGGCATAATTTTGGTCCTGACTATGACAAAACTCTAATGGCTTGGCACAGGAATTTTGCAGAAAAATGGCCTGTATTAGCTTCTCAATACTCAGCAAAATTTTATAGGATGTGGCGCTATTATCTTTTAAGTTGTGCGGGAGCTTTTAGAGCGCGTTCTATTCAGCTATGGCAAATTGTGCTTTCAAAAAATGGCTTAGTTGAGGGTTATCCTTCTCTTCGCTAAATCAAGGAGTTTGCCCTGTGCCTTACCGTGAAGATATTCCTGGATATATGCCTAAAAAAGATTTAGAGATCATAGAGGCTTTAGCGGGAAGCATCAAAGAAAATGGTCTTATAGTAGAAGTCGGTTCTTATTTTGGCCGCTCTTCTTGGGTATGGGCAAAATCCTCTCCCCCCCATTCTACAGTTTATTGCATTGATCCTTGGCCACACTTGGATAGTGTGAGAGGCATCTTTGATGTAAGTCTTGAAGATTTCAAAAGCTATGTTCAAGATTGTCCAAATGTGGTTCCTATTCAAGGTTATTCACCTCATATCCCATGGACGGAAGATCTTTTGGTAGATCTTGTGTTTATCGATGGCAATCATTTTAGTCCTCATGTCGACAATGACCTGCAATTTTGGTCTAGAATGCTTAAACCCACCGGCATTTTGTGCGGCCATGATTTTAATCCCCTAAGATACCCAGATGTTTGTGAAACGGTTATCCGACTTGCTCAGGAGTCGGGGTGGCCTTTGAGAATCTTTGAGGGCAGTACGATTTGGTATTTTGAAAAAGAAAAAGAACAATTTTCTTTAAGTAATAAAAGGATGGTATCTCAGCGTTTAATTTTAGAATCTATGAGCTGGCAGCCTACTCTAGCTCAACTAGATGTCGTTCGAAGAATCTATCAACAAAAACAGGCGTAATCTTCTTCATTACGTAAACCAAGGAAGGTCTATATGAGATTTACAAGTAGTATTGGCTTTTTACTCTTAGCAATTTTTTTAATTTTGTGGGGGCTTGTATTAGTCGCACCTCAATTTGCTATCCCGTCAATCATTCTTGGCATTTTAGCCATTGTTTCTGGAATTTTTATCTTAATTGGCCGCTGATTTAGTTATTTAGTCATTTTTTTGAGCTTTCGGCTGGTTTTACTAACCATTTGAAAGCTCTCTTATTCTTAATATTATAATTTTTTTAAAAGGTAAATTATGCACCCTGATTTGCATCAAGAAAGAACAATTTCAACAAGAACGAATAGTACAGTTTTTCGAACAAAAAGTTCAGATGAGCCAACAAAACAAGGGACCTTGGGTGGGCGTAAAGTGACTAAAAGCAGGGCGGCTTCCACGCCAGAAAAAGGGCAGGACTCCTTGTCATTTTCTATTCCCAAGAGTCATAGTTTTAGCGGTACTGAAACGCTGCAATCCCCGAGATTTCAATCACAAAATTCTTTCATCAATTTGATTCCTTTTTGTTCTGGCTCTAAAAGTCCTCGCTTGCCGAATTTAGCCAGAGATCTTAAAGATGCCTACGAAACCCGACTTGCCAGTTCTAAATTAGTACATTTAAGAATAAGATCAACCGCTACGTTAGACGATGAGCTAAAAGCCATGATTTTTGAAGAGCTCTTAAGCAGCCCAAAAATGCTCTATGCTGAGAAGCAGGCTTGGATCTACGAAATGTGGGAAAGCTTACAGAAGCTGGATGGTCCTTTAATGAGTCCTTTGATAGGTAAGTTGCTTGTCTTTAAGAACACATTGGAGATAAATGCTCAGAAGAGCAGCAATGAGCCATTTATAAAACAAGTGAGTGCTTTTTTAGGGCAGTTCAGAAGTGGTTCTGAGGACTATCTAAAGGTAGATGCCTCCATGCATCATATAATTACGGTAAAGTTTTTCCTTAATGGGTTTGATAGAATCCCGAACCCTCTTGTCAAGAGTTTTATAGGAGAAGCGCTCGACCTCGATTGGATTGAAAAGCTAAGAAGCTATGGCGAAGAAGGTCCATCAGAAGAATTTATAGATCTTTGCAAGGAAGCTGCTCAACTCGCGAGTGTTCTACCAATGCAAAGCCCGTTAAAGAGGGAAGCGGCTAGGCCCCTAGAAGAAGACAATGAAGAAGAGGAAACGTCCTCTGAGTCTGAAAGCCTTTCAGATCAATCCGAGCGCTATAAGGAAGGAGATTTTAATTTCTATCAAGAGATCGCTCGTCCTGTTGAGCAGGATCATTTAAAGTGGTTTATGGATGACTTTAAAACCCAATATCCACAATTTTGGAATGATCAAGGTAGACTAGTAACAGAATGGGATATCGCCTCAAGCCCTTGTGTCAATGCCTTTGAAGATAAGCGCTCCCTTCTTGTCGAACAGTCCTTTGGCCTCAATTTATCGTTCCCTGTTGAGAAAACAATTGAGAAAAAAGAAAAGGAAGTTGAACAAAAGAAAATTAAAAAAAAATCTAAAAGGAAGTCTAAAGCTTCTAAAGAGATAGAAGAGCCAACAGAGCATTCAATGGAGATGGTTCTTACGTTGAAAATACGACTTCTCGGAACCTCGGAGTACGATAAGCGGCAAAAAAAGTGGGTTTCCCGAAATGTGTCTATTGAAAGCATTAATACAGAAGAATTTCTGAATTGCTTAAAAACAAATAAGAGGGTAGATGCTCCTCTCTCTTTTTCTGAATTGCAAAAAATCGTCCAAGACGCCATCGTTGTGCCGGACCATCTCTCTTTTTCTGGTATCTTTGAGCGGGATGTTGAGGGGGAACTAGATTCTGTTTTGGGAGATCAATCGGTAGAAGATGAAATGGATTCCCTAGACTGCCATCCTGGGTCTCGTGTGTATGGGCTTGAAGGGACAGAAATGAGTGATTCTCCTAACTATACAACTGAGTCAAGCCTAATTTTTGAATCAGATGAGTCAGAAGCGGAAGAGGAAATTGATGAACAAACATGAAATCATTCTATTTTTAAAAGAGT
Above is a genomic segment from Chlamydiales bacterium STE3 containing:
- a CDS encoding Inorganic phosphate transporter 2-1, chloroplastic (Product derived from UniProtKB/Swiss-Prot:Q38954;Gene name derived from UniProtKB/Swiss-Prot:Q38954), with the protein product MTANSFLILIILLSGFYMAWNIGANDVANAMGTSVGSGALGLRQAIFIAAVLEFCGAFFFGSHVSETIQSGIINPDYFVDNPRTLVLGMLASLIGTGLWLQIASYFGWPISATHTIIGALVGFGLLIDGVHAIYWDKVYSIIFSWLLSPFLGGFISFFLFTYLRKKIFYRTHPLEAAKRAIPKITFLVITMLSLVLFFHSFDEASLDDTFVFALLISCAVGFFAFIVATFLVKKQALALQPARSSNFSPELSFQLEKAKKALSYARTLSQGEMTFQINAILDDLKSTSGILVQPEEYERTSEEFTTIEKMFGWLQIISACLMAFSHGANDVANAIGPVSASIAILQTGVTAVHADIPSWVLALGGFGIVFGLATWGWRVIETVGKKITELTPTRGFAAEFGAAFTVLIASRFGLPVSTTHTLIGAVIGVGLARGIGALNLGMMRDIVASWAITVPAGALMSIIVFTLLAPFFG
- a CDS encoding 2,3-bisphosphoglycerate-dependent phosphoglycerate mutase (Product derived from UniProtKB/Swiss-Prot:Q6MEW4;Gene name derived from UniProtKB/Swiss-Prot:Q6MEW4;EC number derived from UniProtKB/Swiss-Prot:Q6MEW4), which encodes MMKDQSSKERKTGMTKLILMRHGESMWNKLNYFTGWVDVPLSSQGVEEALAGGKKIREIPIDVIFTSTLIRAQETAVLAMTYHQSGKVPVIIHQDEGKLAQWSMIHGAEAQAMMIPVYRSWHLNERMYGELQGLNKRETAERFGQEQVHIWRRSYDVSPPEGESLEKTAERTIPYFKETILPFIQQGKNVFIAAHGNSLRSIVMELEGLTKEEIVRLELTLGEPILYDYVEGKFIKTLL
- a CDS encoding putative oligopeptide transport system permease protein, oppC (Product derived from UniProtKB/Trembl:Q6MF24;Gene name derived from UniProtKB/Trembl:Q6MF24); amino-acid sequence: MRSGKESRAAYWHVLYKQFHKNFLGKLGLYCVLIFCFFGIYAPFFASSKPFVVEFDGKWYFPFFRYLFFPGFYTKKLDIFFNLLMFSLPAFFVTIGLFKRHEKALKVFLTWIIGAQIGLFFYFSFFHVADPASDPQLAKKRHEAVQERMVAKRSDEFHFFPQREDWYFDLRFMNDYAKLNAVMRYVQRKHHHQVIEKYAAKYLSKYGALPTLWQMDEERSISQIVALEKSLEAQEAKALNAFQTLSLYLEACQSLNALQGNRHCYDLSNAPIVERKELIEAQKQVWAFYETKDKLNFYKQRKKWLEDSAKKIGFLWMPIVPFHWEDDAGGDQRLNQVLPWWELTRSNRKELIAALIFGIRISLVVGFLAVALAFAIGVPIGAFAGFYGGTFDIVVSRLLEVWESMPTFFMLLLVIAISQSKSIFIVISVIGLFAWPVFSRYTRSEVFKQRNLAYVEASTALGFSDSFIIFKEILPNAIPPLLTLLPFAIMGAITSEAGLSFLGLGEDGSCSWGILMDEGRKGFPSEAYLLWPPAILLTILLVSIALVGDALRDALDPKLKR
- a CDS encoding hypothetical protein (Product derived from UniProtKB/Swiss-Prot:Q9Z7M3;UPF0111 protein CPn_0681/CP_0066/CPj0681/CpB0708), giving the protein MLTILKLFGRSPFAPLQSHMEKVSQCVHLLPLLFEALQERNSLKANELAAKIEEFKNQADLTKNDIRNHLPKSFFLALDRPSLLEILAIQNKIAHKSDTLALFATIKPLFLPIECQSSFDDFIKKTIEAFDGAKGIIQELHDLLESSFGGLEAEKVKLMVENVAAKNHEAGKIFRSLLKNVYAHEETFSQGTFILWQRIFESIESLSLLSEKLANRIRMTLELK